One window from the genome of Mycolicibacterium gadium encodes:
- a CDS encoding alpha,alpha-trehalose-phosphate synthase (UDP-forming): MSRGGDREVSSGDSDFVVVANRLPIDMERLPDGTTTWKRAPGGLVTALEPLLRRRRGAWIGWPGVPDAGDEPIAQDDMLLCPVSLSAEDIAEYYEGFSNAALWPLYHDVIVKPIYHREWWDRYVDVNRRFAEATAKAAATGATVWIQDYQLQLVPKMLRELRPDLTIGFFLHIPFPPVELFMQMPWRTEIIEGLLGSDLVGFHLPGGAQNFLILARRLVGANTSRANIGVRSRFGEIEVGSRTVKVGAFPISIDSTALDQQARTRPIRQRAKEIRRELGNPRKILLGVDRLDYTKGIDVRLKAFSELLDEGRANREDTVLVQLATPSRERVESYIAMRESIERQVGHINGEHAEVGHSIVHYLHRPIPRDELIAFFVAADVMLVTPLRDGMNLVAKEYVACRSDLGGALVLSEFTGAAAELRQAYLANPHHLEGVKDAIEAALNQTPEEGRRRMRAMRRQVLVHDVDLWAQSFLEALAATREAKSE; the protein is encoded by the coding sequence GTGAGTCGGGGGGGTGACCGGGAGGTCAGCTCCGGTGATTCCGACTTCGTCGTGGTCGCCAACCGGCTGCCCATAGACATGGAACGGCTGCCGGACGGCACCACGACCTGGAAACGAGCCCCCGGCGGCCTCGTGACAGCTCTGGAGCCACTTCTGCGCCGCCGTCGGGGTGCCTGGATCGGTTGGCCAGGCGTACCCGACGCCGGCGACGAGCCGATCGCGCAGGACGACATGCTGCTCTGTCCGGTCAGCTTGTCCGCCGAGGACATCGCCGAGTACTACGAGGGCTTCTCCAATGCGGCGCTGTGGCCCCTGTATCACGACGTCATCGTCAAGCCGATTTACCACCGTGAGTGGTGGGACAGGTACGTCGACGTCAACCGCCGGTTCGCGGAGGCGACGGCGAAAGCGGCGGCCACCGGCGCCACGGTGTGGATCCAGGACTATCAGCTGCAGCTCGTTCCGAAGATGCTGCGGGAGCTGCGACCCGACCTGACAATCGGCTTCTTTCTGCACATCCCGTTCCCGCCGGTCGAGCTGTTCATGCAGATGCCTTGGCGCACCGAGATAATCGAGGGGCTGCTCGGCTCTGATCTCGTCGGCTTCCACCTGCCCGGAGGCGCGCAGAACTTCCTGATCCTGGCTCGTCGGCTCGTGGGCGCCAACACCTCGCGCGCCAACATCGGCGTTCGTTCCAGGTTCGGCGAGATCGAAGTCGGCTCGCGCACCGTCAAAGTCGGCGCGTTTCCGATCTCCATCGATTCGACGGCTCTCGATCAGCAGGCGCGGACACGCCCGATCCGTCAGCGGGCCAAGGAGATTCGCCGCGAGCTGGGCAATCCGCGAAAGATCTTGCTCGGCGTGGACCGGCTCGATTACACGAAAGGCATCGACGTCCGGCTCAAGGCGTTCTCGGAGTTGCTCGACGAGGGCCGCGCGAATCGTGAGGACACCGTGCTGGTTCAGCTCGCGACGCCGAGCCGGGAGCGAGTCGAGAGCTACATCGCGATGCGCGAGAGCATCGAACGTCAGGTCGGCCACATCAACGGTGAACACGCCGAGGTCGGACATTCGATCGTGCACTACCTGCACCGACCGATACCTCGCGACGAGTTGATCGCCTTTTTCGTCGCCGCCGACGTCATGCTCGTGACACCACTGCGCGACGGTATGAACCTCGTCGCCAAGGAGTACGTCGCTTGCCGCAGCGACCTGGGCGGCGCCCTGGTCCTCAGCGAATTCACCGGCGCCGCAGCCGAATTGCGCCAGGCCTACCTGGCGAACCCGCACCACCTCGAAGGTGTCAAGGACGCCATCGAAGCGGCGTTGAACCAAACACCCGAGGAGGGCAGGCGACGGATGAGAGCCATGCGTCGCCAGGTTCTCGTACACGACGTCGACCTGTGGGCACAGTCGTTCCTCGAAGCGCTGGCCGCCACCCGCGAAGCTAAATCGGAGTGA
- a CDS encoding mammalian cell entry protein has protein sequence MRGIVALVAVAFVSLAAVGGGLYWQRVETRGEQAARAELGPLAQKQIPSVFTYDYKTVERNLTDASSMLTPSYRKEFEDRANAEIIPQARARELVSQANVVGVGVLDAQRDSAAVMVYINRTVSDKTNREQPIYDGARLRVDYQKIDGKWLIDYITPI, from the coding sequence ATGCGCGGAATCGTCGCGCTGGTGGCTGTCGCGTTCGTGAGTCTCGCCGCGGTGGGTGGCGGGCTGTACTGGCAGCGGGTGGAGACACGTGGTGAGCAAGCGGCGCGCGCTGAACTCGGACCGCTTGCGCAGAAGCAGATTCCGAGTGTTTTCACCTACGATTACAAGACCGTCGAGCGTAACCTCACCGACGCGTCGAGCATGCTCACGCCCAGCTACCGCAAGGAGTTCGAGGACAGGGCGAACGCTGAGATCATTCCGCAGGCCCGGGCTCGAGAACTAGTGAGTCAAGCCAATGTGGTCGGCGTCGGAGTGCTGGACGCGCAGCGGGATTCGGCGGCGGTGATGGTCTACATCAACCGGACGGTTTCGGACAAGACGAACCGTGAGCAGCCGATCTATGACGGTGCGCGACTGCGCGTCGATTATCAGAAGATCGACGGCAAGTGGCTGATCGACTACATCACTCCGATTTAG
- a CDS encoding mammalian cell entry protein, which yields MTSTPTPPGKPVRRRASRPAGPTAGKAPEATAVSVPTAEAVGATTVRKVVKPVAPPSRRSAPSRLVTVVALACGLVATAIVGAAVAVLIVQQNNAEEAQARNQRFVDTATQVVVNMFSFKPDSIDDSVDQFYNSTSGPLRDMFSQNNNVENLKAIFRQTGGSSETVINGAALESFDDVSNNATVLVSARVTASDMNGNNRPSQPYRLRIIVHEDDDGRMTAYDLNYPNGGN from the coding sequence ATGACGTCCACCCCGACACCACCGGGGAAGCCCGTGCGCCGGCGCGCTTCCCGGCCGGCAGGTCCCACCGCCGGCAAGGCCCCGGAGGCCACCGCTGTAAGCGTTCCGACGGCTGAAGCGGTGGGTGCGACGACCGTTCGCAAGGTCGTCAAGCCCGTGGCCCCGCCTTCGCGCCGGTCGGCGCCCAGCCGGCTCGTGACGGTCGTAGCGTTGGCCTGCGGGCTTGTCGCGACCGCCATTGTGGGCGCCGCGGTGGCGGTGTTGATCGTTCAGCAGAACAACGCCGAAGAAGCGCAGGCGCGCAATCAGCGATTTGTCGACACCGCGACGCAGGTCGTGGTGAACATGTTCAGCTTCAAGCCGGACAGCATCGATGACAGCGTCGACCAGTTCTACAACAGCACCAGCGGCCCGCTGCGCGACATGTTCAGCCAGAACAACAATGTCGAGAATCTCAAGGCGATCTTCCGGCAGACCGGCGGCAGTTCCGAGACGGTGATCAACGGCGCCGCGCTGGAGAGCTTCGACGATGTCAGCAACAACGCAACGGTGTTGGTCTCGGCGAGGGTCACCGCCAGTGACATGAACGGCAACAACCGGCCGTCGCAGCCGTACCGGCTGCGCATCATCGTGCACGAGGATGACGACGGGCGGATGACGGCCTACGACCTCAATTACCCCAACGGCGGTAACTGA
- a CDS encoding MCE family protein, which produces MYSRTTRIQLWVFAVVTVLAVGAIALLYVRVPARLGIGTYEVTANFVAGGGLYENANVTYRGVQAGRVESVRLTNDGVAARMRINSSIKIPENSTATVKSVSAVGEQYVDFVPPADPSQALLRNGATIPKDRTAIPQDVAELLQEADNLVTSLDNTRLQDLLRETFAAFNGSGPELARLLSSARTLIDEANASWPQTSMLIDQAGPFLDAQIQSGDDIRSFSEGLARLTTEVADADPQVRDLLATAPGAAAEASETFSGIRPSFPVLAANLANFGRVGVIYHKSIEQALVIFPALQASLMTIGGQLPVSEGGKQDFKISINDPPPCTTGFLPGADIRTPGDTTIRDLPTDLYCKIPQNDPTVVRGARNYPCQEFPGKRAPTIQLCRDPAGYVPLGNNPWRGPPVPIGTPSDIMEDDTPEDGRNILPPNKFPYIPPEADPDPGYPVAPGLLPPDVPRGPGPAPHQPWPYIPPPNSGPPPPPYTAWIPPAPYPNAWPPPAIPPGWATNPTNPPDIFAGPYGPPPPPPPAPPPPPGLPPAAAPLAGLPDAAPSPVGTPPAAGGAGYGTYDQHTGVFVDPAGGTGVYAPGAADLRPTENWLDLMLYPKQV; this is translated from the coding sequence ATGTACAGCCGAACTACACGAATTCAGTTGTGGGTCTTCGCCGTTGTGACGGTGCTGGCCGTCGGTGCGATCGCTCTGCTGTATGTGCGCGTCCCCGCCCGACTGGGCATCGGCACGTACGAGGTCACCGCGAATTTCGTGGCCGGTGGCGGACTGTACGAGAACGCCAACGTCACCTACCGCGGCGTGCAGGCAGGCCGGGTCGAGTCGGTCAGGCTGACCAATGACGGTGTCGCGGCGCGCATGCGGATCAACAGCAGCATCAAGATTCCGGAGAACTCCACCGCCACCGTCAAGAGCGTGTCGGCGGTCGGCGAGCAATACGTGGATTTCGTTCCGCCCGCTGATCCCTCGCAGGCGCTGCTGCGCAACGGCGCAACCATTCCCAAGGATCGGACGGCGATCCCGCAGGATGTCGCCGAGCTGTTGCAAGAGGCCGACAACCTGGTGACCAGCCTTGACAACACTCGCCTCCAGGACCTGCTGCGTGAGACGTTCGCGGCGTTCAACGGCTCCGGGCCCGAGCTCGCGCGACTGCTCTCCTCGGCGCGGACGCTGATCGACGAGGCCAACGCGAGCTGGCCGCAGACCTCGATGCTGATCGATCAGGCGGGGCCGTTCCTGGACGCGCAGATCCAGAGCGGCGACGATATCCGGTCGTTCTCCGAAGGCCTTGCGCGTCTCACCACTGAAGTGGCGGACGCCGACCCCCAGGTGCGTGACCTGCTCGCCACTGCGCCGGGAGCCGCGGCCGAGGCCAGCGAGACGTTCTCGGGCATCCGTCCGTCGTTCCCGGTGCTCGCCGCCAACCTGGCCAACTTCGGCCGCGTCGGCGTCATCTATCACAAGTCGATCGAACAGGCGCTGGTCATCTTCCCCGCGCTGCAGGCGTCGCTTATGACGATCGGCGGTCAGCTTCCCGTGAGCGAGGGCGGTAAGCAGGACTTCAAGATCTCGATCAACGACCCGCCGCCGTGCACCACCGGCTTCCTGCCGGGCGCCGACATCCGCACACCCGGTGACACGACCATTCGCGATCTGCCGACGGACTTGTACTGCAAGATCCCGCAGAATGATCCGACCGTGGTGCGTGGCGCGAGGAACTACCCGTGCCAGGAGTTCCCCGGTAAGCGGGCCCCGACGATCCAGTTGTGCCGCGACCCGGCCGGCTACGTGCCACTGGGCAACAACCCATGGCGCGGTCCGCCGGTGCCGATAGGCACGCCGTCGGACATCATGGAGGACGACACACCCGAGGATGGGCGAAATATCCTGCCGCCCAATAAGTTCCCGTATATTCCGCCGGAAGCTGATCCGGATCCGGGGTATCCCGTCGCGCCGGGCCTGCTGCCGCCTGACGTGCCGAGGGGTCCTGGACCGGCACCGCACCAGCCGTGGCCGTACATTCCGCCGCCGAACTCGGGACCGCCGCCGCCGCCGTACACCGCGTGGATTCCGCCGGCGCCGTATCCGAATGCGTGGCCGCCACCGGCGATCCCGCCGGGCTGGGCGACCAATCCGACGAATCCGCCGGACATCTTCGCCGGGCCCTATGGTCCGCCGCCACCGCCGCCGCCGGCGCCGCCGCCGCCGCCGGGACTGCCACCTGCGGCTGCGCCGCTCGCGGGATTGCCAGACGCAGCGCCGTCACCTGTGGGAACGCCACCTGCGGCCGGTGGGGCTGGCTACGGGACGTACGATCAGCACACAGGAGTCTTCGTTGACCCGGCCGGCGGTACGGGGGTGTACGCGCCCGGTGCCGCTGATCTGCGGCCAACTGAGAACTGGCTTGATCTGATGCTGTATCCGAAGCAGGTGTAA
- a CDS encoding MCE family protein → MIRKPVRRKAGRAATRSLAIGAGAVLLAGCQFGGLNSLDMPGTAGHGKGSFVITVEVPDVATLPQNSPVLVDDVTVGSVSGIEAVQRPDGSFYAAVKLSLDENVKLPQNSTVRVGQTSLLGSQHIALAPPIDQEPVGQLREGAQIPLSDGSRAPTTEEVLSALGTVVNKGNLGALQDITQELYTAVAGREGQFAGLIPRLAELASSLNRQTDDIIATAEGLNRFAGVLARNKDDLGRALDTLPGALRVLNENRGHIVDAFAGLQRLGTVASRILSETQQDFTQDMIAVYSVIKPLNDNRADMVSGLDSLATFPFPGKNLSKVARGDYFNIFATFDLTIRRLGETIFTTSFFDPNMKRLAEVVSPPEFLTGEMANLSGQAADPFAIPAGTASGQEVPAE, encoded by the coding sequence GTGATACGCAAGCCAGTGCGCCGCAAAGCGGGTCGCGCGGCCACCCGGTCGCTGGCCATCGGCGCCGGCGCAGTGCTGCTCGCCGGCTGCCAATTCGGCGGGCTGAACTCGCTCGACATGCCCGGCACCGCCGGGCACGGCAAAGGCTCGTTCGTCATCACGGTGGAAGTGCCCGACGTGGCGACGCTGCCGCAGAACTCGCCGGTGCTGGTTGACGACGTGACGGTCGGCAGCGTTTCGGGAATCGAGGCCGTTCAGCGTCCCGACGGCAGCTTCTACGCGGCGGTGAAACTGTCACTGGACGAAAACGTCAAGTTGCCGCAGAACTCGACGGTGCGCGTCGGGCAGACCTCGCTATTGGGTTCGCAGCACATTGCGCTGGCCCCGCCGATCGACCAGGAGCCGGTCGGCCAGCTGCGTGAGGGCGCCCAGATTCCGCTGAGTGACGGCAGCCGCGCTCCGACGACGGAGGAAGTGCTGTCCGCGTTGGGGACGGTCGTCAACAAGGGCAATCTCGGTGCGCTGCAAGACATCACGCAGGAGCTCTACACCGCGGTGGCCGGCCGTGAAGGGCAGTTCGCCGGTCTGATCCCGCGGCTCGCCGAACTGGCATCGTCGCTGAATCGTCAGACCGACGACATCATCGCGACGGCCGAGGGCCTCAACCGATTCGCCGGTGTCCTCGCGCGTAACAAGGATGATCTGGGTCGGGCGCTGGACACTCTGCCGGGAGCGTTGCGGGTGTTGAACGAGAACCGCGGCCATATCGTCGATGCGTTCGCCGGCCTGCAGCGTCTCGGCACGGTGGCGTCGCGCATCCTGTCCGAGACCCAGCAAGACTTCACACAGGACATGATTGCGGTGTACTCGGTGATCAAGCCGCTCAACGACAATCGTGCGGATATGGTTTCCGGCCTCGACAGCCTGGCGACGTTCCCGTTCCCCGGCAAGAACCTGTCCAAGGTTGCGAGAGGCGACTACTTCAACATCTTCGCCACATTTGATCTGACGATCCGCCGGCTCGGCGAGACCATCTTCACCACGTCGTTCTTCGACCCGAACATGAAGCGCCTCGCAGAAGTCGTCAGCCCGCCGGAATTTCTCACCGGGGAGATGGCGAATCTGTCAGGGCAGGCCGCTGATCCGTTCGCCATCCCGGCAGGCACCGCGTCGGGCCAGGAGGTGCCAGCGGAGTAA
- a CDS encoding virulence factor Mce family protein: MSRLVRLGIIGALVVALIGGLYVIWPRVTTYKVVGYFASAAGVYPGDEVRVVGVPVGKIESITPQADAVKITMRVNNDVKIPADARAVIMSPNIVAARFVQLTPVYQGGAEMQDGATIELNRTAVPVEWDDVKTELTRLSQQLGPSTGQVQGPLSEFVNQAADTFDGNGDSFRNALRELSQTAGRLGDSSTDLFGTIKNLQILVDALSKSNEQIVQFSGHLASVSQVLADSTVGLDSTLGSLNQALSDVRGFLDENNETLVNSITRLTDFTSILTNQTDDVEQILHVLPNAMANFYNIYNPAQGTANGLLGLPEFQNPVQFICGNFDGAGMPDYDKRAEICRQRMAPVLKRLAMNFPPFMEHGINTITAYKGQVIYDTPATEAKAKTYIPYLEWVPADGRFPPRQGDPGDPSALLLPQPAVPGPPPPAQPYTLGPVILPPGPAPAPGPVPGAPPAPIPPGPLPAEAGGVPHGGGQ, translated from the coding sequence ATGAGCCGGCTCGTGCGTCTCGGAATCATCGGCGCCCTGGTGGTGGCGCTGATCGGTGGGCTTTACGTGATCTGGCCGCGCGTCACCACGTACAAAGTTGTCGGCTACTTCGCCTCGGCTGCCGGCGTGTACCCGGGCGACGAAGTACGCGTCGTCGGCGTTCCGGTCGGCAAGATCGAATCGATCACGCCACAGGCCGATGCCGTCAAGATCACCATGCGGGTCAACAACGACGTCAAGATCCCTGCCGATGCCCGCGCGGTGATCATGTCACCGAATATCGTTGCCGCCCGGTTCGTTCAGCTCACGCCGGTCTACCAGGGCGGCGCGGAGATGCAGGACGGTGCCACCATCGAGTTGAACCGCACCGCCGTGCCGGTGGAGTGGGACGACGTCAAGACCGAGCTGACGAGGCTGAGCCAGCAGCTCGGGCCGTCGACGGGCCAGGTTCAGGGACCGTTGAGCGAGTTCGTCAATCAGGCCGCCGATACGTTCGACGGCAATGGGGATTCGTTCCGGAACGCCCTGCGCGAACTGTCACAGACCGCGGGACGGTTAGGTGACTCGAGCACCGACCTGTTCGGCACGATCAAGAATCTCCAGATCCTCGTCGACGCGCTGTCGAAGAGCAACGAGCAAATCGTCCAATTCAGTGGGCATTTGGCGTCGGTCTCTCAGGTCCTGGCGGACAGCACGGTGGGACTCGACAGCACGCTGGGCAGCCTCAACCAGGCCCTGTCGGACGTCCGCGGCTTCCTCGACGAGAACAACGAGACGCTGGTCAACAGCATCACCAGGCTGACCGACTTCACCAGCATCCTCACGAACCAGACCGACGACGTCGAGCAGATCCTGCACGTCCTGCCTAACGCGATGGCGAACTTCTACAACATCTACAACCCGGCCCAGGGCACCGCCAACGGTCTGCTGGGCCTGCCGGAGTTCCAGAATCCGGTGCAGTTCATCTGCGGCAACTTCGACGGTGCGGGCATGCCCGACTACGACAAGCGGGCCGAGATCTGCCGCCAGCGGATGGCCCCGGTGCTGAAGCGCCTCGCCATGAACTTCCCGCCGTTCATGGAGCACGGGATCAACACGATCACCGCCTACAAGGGTCAGGTCATCTACGACACCCCGGCGACCGAAGCCAAGGCCAAGACGTACATCCCGTACTTGGAATGGGTTCCGGCCGATGGTCGGTTCCCGCCGCGGCAGGGCGATCCAGGAGATCCCAGCGCGTTGCTACTGCCGCAGCCCGCGGTGCCGGGCCCGCCCCCGCCCGCGCAGCCGTACACGCTCGGTCCGGTGATACTCCCGCCAGGTCCAGCGCCCGCGCCCGGTCCGGTTCCGGGTGCGCCGCCCGCGCCGATTCCGCCCGGTCCGCTTCCCGCCGAGGCCGGCGGCGTCCCGCATGGAGGTGGACAGTGA
- a CDS encoding MCE family protein translates to MDKTLRAGIFGIAVLAMVVVVAFGYSSLPFFPQGKPYEAYFADAGGISPGNDVNISGITVGKVTDVALAGEFAKVNFTVDRDIRLGDQTLVSIRTDTVLGERSLGVTPAGGGSVTSIPVARTTVPYTLNQALQDLGQNAAAVDQEQLTQALGVLTDSFRDATPELRRTLDGVAELSQSINANDEALGQLLTRAKSVTQTLADRAGQVNQLVTDGNQLFAALDERRAALSTLIAGIDDVSEQLSGFVNDNRREFGPALRKLNLVMDNLLERRDHISEALRRLPPYATALGESVGSGSGFMVNLPNAIPNSTQEGLLLDLYFQPGKIPDSLSDLLRGFINERLIIKPKSP, encoded by the coding sequence ATGGATAAGACGCTACGGGCGGGCATCTTCGGAATCGCGGTGCTGGCGATGGTGGTCGTCGTCGCATTCGGCTACAGCAGCCTCCCGTTCTTTCCGCAGGGCAAGCCCTACGAGGCCTACTTCGCCGACGCCGGCGGCATCTCGCCGGGCAATGACGTCAACATCTCCGGCATCACGGTCGGCAAAGTGACGGACGTCGCCCTCGCCGGAGAGTTCGCGAAGGTGAATTTCACCGTCGACCGTGATATCCGGCTGGGTGACCAGACGCTCGTGTCGATCCGCACGGACACAGTGCTCGGCGAGAGGTCGCTCGGTGTCACTCCAGCGGGCGGCGGATCGGTGACCTCGATCCCGGTGGCCCGCACGACAGTTCCGTACACCTTGAACCAGGCGCTGCAGGATCTCGGTCAGAATGCGGCCGCGGTCGACCAGGAGCAGCTGACCCAGGCGCTGGGGGTGCTCACCGATTCGTTCCGCGACGCAACGCCCGAGCTGCGCCGCACGCTCGACGGGGTTGCGGAATTATCCCAAAGCATCAACGCCAACGACGAGGCGTTGGGCCAGCTGTTGACGCGTGCGAAGTCGGTGACCCAGACACTCGCCGACCGGGCCGGTCAGGTGAACCAACTCGTCACCGACGGCAACCAGTTGTTCGCCGCGCTCGATGAGCGACGTGCCGCGCTGAGCACCTTGATCGCGGGCATCGACGATGTGTCCGAGCAGCTCTCGGGTTTTGTGAACGACAACCGTCGCGAATTCGGACCGGCCCTGAGGAAACTGAACCTGGTGATGGACAACCTGCTCGAACGCCGGGACCACATCAGCGAGGCGCTGAGGCGTCTGCCGCCGTACGCCACCGCACTCGGCGAGTCGGTCGGTTCCGGTTCGGGCTTCATGGTGAACCTGCCCAACGCGATTCCGAACAGCACGCAGGAAGGCTTGCTGCTGGACCTCTACTTCCAGCCGGGCAAGATTCCTGACAGCCTCTCTGACCTCCTGCGCGGGTTCATCAACGAGCGCCTGATCATCAAGCCGAAGTCGCCATGA
- a CDS encoding MCE family protein, with product MKGILTKVGIFVVAMLLVSAGLIVIFGEFRFASTTSYHATFADASRLEGGNDVRIAGVPVGTVEGVKLNPDNTVDVAFTLDKKYQLYTSTRAVIRYENLVGDRFMEITSGPGELKKLPRGGTISKENTQPALDLDALLGGLRPVVKGLDGDQVNQISNAIIELLQGQGGALSQLLSETGTFSQTLGDRYQVISEVIQNLNQVLGTIDSKSAEFNASVDELQKLVTGLAEGRDPIAGAIPPLASAESNLTEMLANSRRPVQGVLENLRPLATEFDNRKSEVNAVIEPLAENYLRLNSLGAYGSYFNYYICATTLKFNGPAGSDILLPIGGVPDLSKGRCSENG from the coding sequence ATGAAGGGAATCCTGACGAAGGTGGGCATCTTCGTGGTGGCGATGCTGTTGGTCTCCGCCGGGTTGATAGTGATCTTCGGCGAGTTCCGCTTCGCGTCGACCACCAGCTACCACGCCACGTTCGCCGACGCCTCGCGACTCGAGGGCGGTAATGACGTACGGATCGCAGGCGTTCCGGTCGGCACCGTCGAAGGCGTCAAGCTGAACCCCGACAACACCGTCGACGTGGCGTTCACGCTCGACAAGAAGTATCAGTTGTATACGTCGACCCGAGCCGTGATCCGGTACGAGAACCTGGTCGGCGATCGCTTCATGGAGATCACCTCGGGCCCGGGTGAACTGAAGAAGCTGCCTAGGGGCGGCACCATCTCGAAAGAGAACACGCAGCCGGCCCTTGACCTGGATGCACTGCTCGGCGGTCTGCGACCGGTGGTCAAAGGCCTCGACGGCGATCAGGTCAATCAGATCAGCAATGCGATCATCGAGCTGCTGCAGGGCCAGGGTGGTGCGCTGTCTCAACTGCTTTCGGAGACAGGAACGTTCAGCCAGACGCTGGGTGATCGTTACCAAGTGATCTCGGAGGTGATCCAGAACCTCAACCAAGTGTTGGGGACCATCGACTCCAAGAGCGCCGAATTCAATGCCAGCGTGGACGAGTTGCAGAAGCTCGTCACGGGGCTCGCGGAGGGCCGGGACCCCATCGCCGGCGCGATTCCGCCGCTGGCCTCGGCCGAGTCGAATCTGACGGAGATGCTGGCCAACTCGCGACGACCCGTACAGGGCGTCCTCGAGAACCTTCGCCCGCTGGCCACCGAGTTCGACAACCGCAAGTCCGAGGTAAACGCGGTCATCGAACCTCTCGCCGAGAACTATCTGCGACTCAATTCTCTTGGGGCGTACGGGTCGTACTTCAACTACTACATCTGCGCGACAACGCTCAAGTTCAACGGACCAGCAGGTAGCGACATCCTGCTCCCGATCGGTGGCGTGCCGGACCTCTCGAAGGGCAGGTGCTCCGAGAATGGATAA